aataataatactattattatttataaaataaaaattcaattatttatttatttatttatttataaaatacattattttattatttattaaaattattagtttatttttttttttttttttttttttttttttttttttttttttttttttattattattgttattgttattaatattattatacgGTGAAtgcgttttttttttttttttttttttttaaataaaaaaaaatttaaaaaagaagaaatttaaaaaatatatatataaatgtgtgtgtattattatttttgatttgtttaatatatgatttttttaaaaattttaaataatatttttgctatattttttaaaattttaaaaataaaaatgtacaGAGTATGgattatttgaagaatttgaaagaCCCCAATATCCAGTGCAATTGAAAACTTTATACCCATTTTCAAATAGTGTGGGATAATGAGATAAGGTCATTCCGGCAATGTGTCTCcaatttgattgtttttctttaaaacatATTTTATCCCAATGAGATTCGATGAAAGAAAATATATCTTTATCCAATCTAAAGAATCTTTTACCAGTATTTGATCTTTTACACTTTAAAGtttcatcatttaatgattctaatttttcaaagGTTGCATTTAAACTATAAAGTGCAACATATATAATATGAGAcctatatataaatataataaaaaaaaaataatattaatatttatatttttaaaatattaaaatagaaaaataaagaaataaaaataaaaataaaaataaaaacttaccAAATaggtttttgattttcaaatgatggtGGAATACCTTTTTCACATACCATACAATATGGAATATTACAAAGCTCTTCACGATATAGACTAACAtgactattactactattaacATAAATGACACCTTTTTCAGATGTtttcatataatttaaatttgattcagataatttaatatattttgatttattattattattaatattattattattattattattaatattattcttttttatatattcttttttcttttttacaatacaattatatttattctcttcagtattatttttactctttttaatttttatttgtttattttcatttttatcatcattattattttgattattaatattattttgattaatattattttgattattattaaaattattttgactattattacaattattattttttttaatattatattcattaatatcattgacaatattattattattattattattattattattattattattattattattattattattattattattattattattattattataattattattattactattattattattgttgttgttgttgtttttgttgttgttgttgttgttgttgttgttgttgttgttgttgttgttgttgttgttgttgttgttgttgttgttgttgttgttgttattattgttattattatttaaattattaataaaatttttattattaataatattatcattaaagttatttatatttttcattgtATTGTTGATgaatatttcattttgaaATATGTGTTGAGATAAGggtgataatggtggtgatagggatgatggtgataatggtggtgatgagGTTATATTATGGCCATTAAATAATccattattttgattattattaaattgattattgttatattgattatttatgagattgttgttattattttttatcatttgattatCGTGGTGGTTATAaccaaaagaaattgaacaattattttttgaatgaatcatcaataattttgatgattcatttgaaagtgataaaagattattatttttttgttcaaatttcatttttattttttattttttattctatttttaatttttttttttttttttttttattttttttttttcagagtattattattataaaattattttaaaaaaacaaaataaaataaaataaaataaaataaaataaaataaaataaaataaaataaaataaaataaaaaatgtaaatatataaatatgtatatatataaataattaaaaataagatattaattaatattaatctttattgattgtttattattttttttatttttttattttattttccaagatggattaaatttaaatgtggAGTAGttgaaaaagtaaataacaataaaaaaaaaataacaagaATTGAGtagttgatttttttttttttagaaaaagctattttttttttaaaaaattaaatctaaaaaaaaaaaaataaataaataaaaaaaaaaaaaaaaaaattaaaaacttaaaaatatctaaaaactGTGTGAGTACTCATTTTAGTTTGTTTTATATTATGAATATGAATCACAGTGAACCTTGGCTAGCGCATTTTAGATCACAATACAGgataatcattatttttattttttttaaattattatttattttttttttaaaaaaaggaaaatattaaaaaaaaaaaaaaaaaaaaaaaaaaacgataatatttcaaaacaGTTTATTGGTTGTTGGTTATTTGTTAATGTGAAAATTCACCgtacaatataaaaaaaaaaaaaaaaaaattttatattatcatatatatatatatattatgaataacatttatttatttgaatttcccaaatatttaagataattttttagaatgttctagaacattcgaagaataaaaaaattttcgaaagaaaagtaaaaatttcgAACCGGCACAATGACTCGATCATTGTGTAAGGTCGAAAAACTGAAAGGTCTCATTATTACTACTGACTCAATTAAAGGTCCAGTTATTAATGCTAAAGAACAAAGAAGTGGTGTTGTTTCAATATTAGAATTAACATCGTTAGATGATACAAACTCTCAAGTATGCCCTGTTCGCCACCTTGCAACATACCTTAGAGCCTCTAAAGGAAAAAGAAAGCCCCATTCGGGTGACTCTGTCTTTATTAAGAATGAGGGTGAACCGCTTCTAGTTAATGATATTAACTCAATTGTACTATCAACACTCTCAAAGTCAGGTATTGATATTGTCAAGTTCAAATCTCACTCTACCCGTTCCGCTATGGCTTCTTTGCTGTTGTCCAATAACTTTTCGTTCCACGTTGTTAAGAAGATGGGTCGTTGGAAATCAAATGATACTGTAGATACCTTCTACGATAAAAGAATCATTGGTGAAAAATCTGGTGGTTTCTTAAATACTGTCGTCCAAAtttcataatatatatatatatatgataatataaattaaaaatttaatttattaaattatattttatattaaatatatatatatatattagtcCCATCCCACCCGCCCTTAGTCGGAATTCcataaatcaaattgttttagttttttgTGCCACTATTTATacgtttttattttcttaaaaatttcgcaaaactcaaaaaaataagagtTTTCGACCCTTCACAACTTTGTGCATAGTGTCGGTTCGgaatttttcagtttttcGACCTTACACAATGATCGCGTCATTGTGCCGGTTcgaaatttttacttttctttcgaaaatttttttattcttcgaatgttctagaacattctaaaaaattatcttaaatatttgggaaattcaaataaataaatgttattcataatatatatatatatatttaatataaaatataatttaataaattaaatttttaaatcttggCCCattgtcaaaaaaaaaaaaaacctctcatattttttttggggcCTCAATCGTTATTTTTCATatgaaaaaagttttaaaaaattaaaatttttttttcaagatattttctaaatagtgcaaaaatttttttttttttttttttttcattttttttttttttttttttaaaatatttttccgTGTCCTTGGGTTTAacaactattaaaaaaaaaaaaaaaataaaataatattcaaaaaaatgaaCCACTTCCATAGTGATGCTggcaaaattaaaatatattttttctaTCTTTGTTGCGCCatatttctaataatttttaaaaatgattattaatatctaaaTCAGCTCACTTGATTGGATGTGAGTGTCTTTTTGTTtcgtttcattttttaaatattactCTACACGATTATCAAgatgattttcttttttcattttttttttttttttttttttttttttttttttatatggatTATatatagtattttttttatccaaaaattttttttttttttttttttttaatacattataataatttctttctttgtttttgagaaaaaaaataaaaaaaaaaaaaaaaaaaaaaaaatattcaagtaaataaaaaaaattaataaaacaaaaaaaaaaaaaaaaaaaaaaaaaattaaaacctaTTTTGATTGGATTTCAAAggcaattttaaaaacaaccaataaaattataccatttttattgattttgattatttctttttttttctcttatttcccaataattaaatatctaacaataattttttaaaattttttttttttattttattttatttttttttttttcttaaaaaattttgtttgtCTTTTTTGATGTATCTGGCCAATATCTCAAAggttttgattttttcttttaatttttttttttttttttttttttaaaaattttatttttattattattttattttttttttttttttttttttatcctatcaatttttttcttttttttcctaaatgttatttgtaaaaaatagagtacaattaatttaaagaaatgattcttttttttttttttttattcattttttccatttttattaattgtaataattaaCGAACAATTTTATTCTAATAATATACACAcgcccattttttttaatttttaatattgttttgttttttttttttttttttttttttttaatataaaaaattgaaaagaaaaaaaagtatatataaaaaaacaatctcATCTAATTGTTACAAAAATACTTTTATTACTTGACATTTCAATATAATTTTgcttaaaatattaatttaccCTAATATATTACATGCACTcgaaaatgtaaaaaaataaaaaaattgaaccatattaattataattacaccctttaaaattttaaaaaacacaAGCTATAAATACAAGCTGTTGGgttaataattatatgtGGGGAGGTgggttaatttttttaaattggattcctaaattttaaaattataatttgatcgtgtaaaaaaaaaaaaaaaaaaaaaaaaagaaaataaaataaaattgaataaataaaaataaaaaaaaaaaaaaaattaaatatatatatacacacacatacacacacactcatatataaataattaatgataaaaaaatctacacaaagtatttttttttatatttttatttattaaattttattgtttgattttttttttttgattttttttttttttttttttttttttttaacaaatagtattatttttcttttaaaaatttattcccTTTAATATAAACATTAAAAACTTTCGCAATTTTTAAACATATAGGAACCaaactttaataataataaaaaaataaataaataaataataaaaaaaaaaaaaaaaaaaaaaaatataaaaaactattttaaagtatgtaaaaaataaaaataaaaaaaataaaaattaattatatgaTTATATTTACTTAcctcattaatattattttttttattatttgttttcaaaaaaaaaaaaaaaaaaaaaaagaattttttatttttttatttgttttattttattttatttttatttatttatttttattttgtatttgattaagtttgtttttttttatttttcattttttaaaacatttttttctaaacattttttttttaattttttttattcatttttatttatctatctatttatttatttttttattcatttatttgtaatgaaaaaatgaaagtaTTACAAGAGATTAATCTTACATATAGTATATTGGTTATTGCCGATTTTTCATCAATATTTGGATgtttattagttttaatagcatttaaaaaattaaaacttctTCGTAATCATATTACACGTGTTATTGCATGTTTTTGtgtatcatcattattaaaagatataatatCAACAGGACTCACTCTTTCATTAGGTCCACAAAATGAAGCTGGTTCAACATCTTTCCAATGTTATTTATATGCAATAACTATTACATATGGTTCATTAGCTTGTTGGTTATGGACATTATGTTTaggtatatatatatttatatatatttatataattatttaaaaaagtttatataACTAACtgaaaactttaatttttattttttatttttatatacagCATTCagtatttataatttaattgttaaaaGAGAACCGGAACCAGAGaaatatgaaaaattttatcatGGAGTTTGTTGGACCATACCATTAATTTGTGTAATTGTTATGTTAGCAAAGAAAACAATTGAACCAGTTGGTAATTGGTGTTGGATTAGTGAGAAATATGTTGGATATAGATTTGGGTTATTTTACGGACCATTCTTTGCAATTTGGATAATATCAGCAGTATTGGTTGGTTTAACATCCAGATACACCTATTCAGTGATTAGAAATAGTGTAAGTGATAACAAGGATAAACATATGACCTaccaattcaaattaatcaattatatCATTGTTTTCCTCCTATGTTGGGTATTTGCAATTGTTAATAGAATTTTAAATGGACTTGGTTATTACCCAACCCTTCCAAATATTCTACATACCTATTTCAGTGTATCACATGGCTTCTTTGCTTCGGTCAcctttatttataataatccaTTAATGTGGAGATATTGGGgttcaaaaatatttttaatatttgcaAAGTTTGGTTACTTTGTTGAACTACAAAGAAGATTagatagaaataaaaataataataatccatctccaattttaaattcatatgCTGCAACAGTTTATCATTCTTCaacaattgaatcattatcattacaacataataatgatatttcaaatgataatcaacaacaacaacaacaacaacaaacaccccaacaacctcaacaacaatttcaacaacaacaatcaccaacTGTAATTGAAAtgcaaaatttaaaacaggatcaaaatattgaaaataatgaacaaaatgaaaattgttataatacaattgatacaaatatagaaattaatacaaataaattaaatgataattcttttgaaataACGCAAccttcaaatgatttaaatactattgaaaataataataactataataataataataataacaataataataattcattagtaatagaaaaggaaaaagatgaaagagaaaaaaaagataataagttttgaaaaaaaaaaaaaaaatgtaaaataaactatataataaaatgtcCGAATAAATAacttcttaatttttttaatatttttttttattttaatttatttatttttattatataattttggaattattgattttctttttaatagtataataaataaagaaattataaaaactaaaacagATATATTTGTTAATGTATAAAAAGCAGACATTGCTGAAGTAATTGGATATTCTTTATCAACTTGATTATTGActgaatttgtaaattttgtaaaatcctcttctttttgatttggattaatttcattttgtatTGAATTACGATGATtatgattttcaattaattgatttattgatttttgataaaatatttttttttcaatatatatatatcccTTATTATTCATTAACTTTACAAATGTGTATTCTAGTGTTTCATTATGAATTGGACCAATATAACATGttaattcatcaaataaaattttattactattatcattattattatcattattattatttttattattattattgttattattattatttattataccTATGGTATCGTATGAtacctttttaaaattaataattgatgatgaacATTGttcatcaccaattaaaactattatatCTAAATTAAAATGTAAACCATAAATTGTAATTACTCCACCATCTCTTGATAAacctttaattgattttatatctGGTAATTGGTatgaaaattgtaatttattttcaacagaatttattaatatattatttaaatatacttTTACTGGAATTAATTTTCCATCATGTACACCATCTGGTAATGTtgcttcaattaaatttgaatttaaaattcttaCATTTGAACAATACTTTTCACCAACTTGTACTGaaaaattaccttttaaATTGTTACCATTAATTATCAACTTTCCattctttattaataatgatgataattctttatttaaacttaatatttcaatattattattgttattattattattaatattaattaatttatcattttgttttttattattattattattattatttaaaattaaattaattggtaatgatttattataattccAATTAATTACTAAATATAATTGAGTATtggttaataaatttattgttgattttggtattttaaaattaatttcattttcgtTTATTAAAGTAttagaatttaatattaaaatttcatcagTATTATTCCCAGTCCATAATATGAAATTTGTAtcgaaatttaaataatacccatttaattttaaaataccatcatttgttaaaattaaatttgatattattgGATATGGATGAactgattcaattaatataataccacatttactactactaccttgattattgatttgatttgttaCTAAACATGCGTCAATTGAATGTgcatttaattgatttttatatttacttGATTCAAAAGTACATTCTCTATAGATATCATTCACTATTTTACAATCAAAACcaattgttattgttggttttgaaaattcaatatcaCTATAAAGTGTCCAATTACTATAATAAGCATTATTTATAtctgtttttattttaatatattctttattaatttgaaattcttttattataggtatataatcaattaattcacattttataatattaataaatataaatattaaaaaaattataaaatattttaaattattcatttatttattttttattatttatttgttttaaaaaaaaaaaaaaaaaaaaaaaaaaaaaaaaataaaagataaaaaaaaaaaaaaaaaaaaaaaaaaaaaatttctactaaaaaaaaaaaaaaatattgttttcaatttaattaaagataaaaaaaaaaaaaaaaaaaaaatattctactaaaaaaaaaaaaaaaaataaaaataaatatatgtatatatatatatactcaCACaattgtgtgtgtgtgtgtatgtgtgatttgtttctttttttgggtttttaaatcttttttttttttttttgtaatttcaaaaaaatattttttttttttttttttttttttatttttttttaaacagtTTTAATGCatgattaaatattttttttatttttttttttatttttaaatttttataaatttattaaataatttaattattttgtttttttgatttaaatttcttaaaacttttttatattctttacaatttttaattatttgtttttctttattttcaattgtttcaattaataaatgaaaaattgaacaaactgatgataaatttttagaaGATGTAATTATTGTTGGTGCATCAAATACTTTTGATAATTCCAAAActtcattttttgaaatttgatttttcaaatcaGATTTATTTGCAACCAATATTATTGGTGGCATAATATtacttgatttaaaatttgattttattaaatctttataaaCTTGAATTTTGTCTATTGATTCTCTAtcatttaaagaataaacaattataaaaCATTGTACATTTGAAATCGTATCTGGTACCAAACAATTATATTCCTCTTGACCAGCTGTATCGTTACAACAAATtgtatataatttatttttgtatgaatataatttattacatttattttctattgtCGGTATATATGAATCTTCAAAATATGAATTCATAAacatattaattattgatgattTTCCAGTTTTTGCTGCTCCCAAAATTCcacaatttataatttttctcattttttttttttttttatttttatttttatatttttttttttattattttttattggaaATTCCCCAAAttcaaagatttaaaaatttttgagtttattatttatttataaatatttttattttttataatttttattttttttgtattttaatagtttttttaaaattttgttttatttttgtggaaaataaataaataaataaataaataaatgaataaataataaaaaaataaaataaaaatggaaataaaaaaaaaaaaaaaaaaatatctttaaattgTTATATGTATTATACAATATATCAAAACtgaaaatgatgatcaaACAAAAACAgtttatttttgttgttacCGTCGTTGTTGGtaaaatatctatttttgATACTAATACAAAATCATATCACAAAACACACCATATTAAAATACTAACACACACAAACACATacacattttattttttttttaaatacaacaaaaacaattcatattattattattttaaatttaggtttaaaaataacattaATGAATACAAAATATTTGCCAcctctttaaaaaaaaaaaaaaaaaaaaaaaaaaaagttttttaaccACTTTTggtgttttgttttttgttgcACACAATAATTTTGTAATACAAATTTGTActtttttggaaaatttagtggtgaattttatttttttttatatataaaaaaattatttcaattatttgaaataaataataataatagaaccTCATATAagaatattatataaataaaaaaaatgtatgaaatataaatagaaattatatatatattttttttttaattttttcaaatttttaaagttaaaaatacaaaataccaaataaatttttcatacctttaattattattattattattattattttaattttatactattatttttatattgttattgttattatttttatttttttctttattagtattattattattattattattattttaatttttttctttttttatttttttttttattttttttttattatgattttacttttgataaaaacttaatataatttcttattattttaattactaATATAcctaatttattaataaattttttaattttattttatttaatttttatttatttttcattttcttaataaaattttatatcttgattaaatttcttttttttatttttttttttatttttttaacgataaaaataattttcaatatttttttattccctAAAGTTATTTTTAGTGCTATGTGGtgataatttcattatatccaattttatttttcttaaattttaaaaaaaaaaaaataaaaaataaaaagagatatataaaaaaaggattcgttgtattattattaattacaattttattatcgaataacaatattataacatcattttaaatacttttttatattatttcatAGACCCCCCCATAcaataatctatttttaaaaaacaattaatattaatataatcaCGCTATTTTCTAAACACACAATAAACACACCCAAGCACccaccattttttttttattttttaattttatttttatttttatttttatttttttttttttttccaatatttGATACAGACAAAATGTATATtcatctaaaaaaaatttttttttttttgttttatttttttttttttttttttttttttttttttttattatttttaatttaatatatttcaattacaaaaaagAACACACACATTCACACaataaagaatcaaattatttttttttttttttttttttttttttttcaatttgataataataaaaattaaaaatatatattttatatctttttgtaattaataattatctatagtcgaaaaaaaaaataaaaaataaaaaataaaaataaaaaaaattaaaacaaaaaacaaaaaaaaaacaaaaaaacaaataatagtaataataataataattaaataataaataaaaagatcaattttttttttttgaaaataaaaaaaaaaaaaaaatggaaaatttaaatacaacAAGTACGGCAGCATTAACTGGTATGACAAAACAAGAGAATGATGCATCATATGCAGTTCTATTGATTGCAGATTTTACATCAATAATTGGTTGTACATTAGTTTTATTAGGTTTTTGGAGATTAAAATTACTTCGTAATCatattacaaaaataattacctttttttgTTCAACATCATTAGCCAAAGatttaatatcaacaatTTTAACATTGATTGAAAAGAAACAATCAAATGGGTCATTCCAATGTTACCTTTACGCAACTGTTATCACTTATGGTTCATTGGCATGTTGGCTTTGGACATTATGTTTATGTAAGTATTTgttatagaaataaaaataataaaaataataaaataattttaaaaattatgtttagaaaataaaaaaaaaaaaaaaaaaaaaaaaaaaaaaaaaactaatttaatttttattattatttaatattaatattattattatttctattactTTTACAGCATTtagtatttataatttaattgtaaagAGAGAACCAGAGCCAgagaaatttgaaaaatattatcatGTTTTTTGTTGGGTTGTACCATTTATAATGTCAGTGATAATGTTGTCAAAGGGTGTTATAGAGGTGACGGGTAATTGGTGTTGGATTGGTAACACTTATGTTGGGTATAGATTTGGCTTGTTTTACGGACCATTTCTTGCAATTTGGTTCCTTGCTGCCGTGTTGGTTGGTTTGACTTCGAGGTATACCTATAAGGTGATTAGAAGTAGTGTTAGTGATAATAAGGATAGACATATGACCTACCAATTCAAGTTaatcaattatataattgtTTTCCTTTTATGTTGGGTGTTTGCTGTTATTAATCGTATTGTCAATGGCTTGAATATGTTTCCAGCTTGGGTTAGTATTCTTCACACCTATCTAAGTGTATCGCATGGTTTCTATGCTTCGGTGACTTTTATCTATAATAATCCATTGATGTGGAGATATTTAgcatcaataattttaattccatTCACAAAGTTTGGTTATTTTGTTGAAACTCAACaaagattagaaaaaaataaaaataataataatcattcaCCAGTTGGGTTATCAAATAATgctcaaaataataatcatcatcataatcataataataatcacaataataatcataataatcataataacaataataataacaataatagtgatTTCGTTAATAATGACTCAAGTAATTATTATACTGCTTCAATGATTGAATCATTCTCTgttcaaaatgaaaattcaaaatctaTAAATGGTgctgataattttaaacaaaatggTGCAAGTCAACAAGATGATAAAGATTCtccaaatagtaataataataataataataataataataacaataataataataataataataataataataataataataataataattataataataaagatattgaaCCAATTGACAATTGT
This region of Dictyostelium discoideum AX4 chromosome 3 chromosome, whole genome shotgun sequence genomic DNA includes:
- the carD gene encoding G-protein-coupled receptor, giving the protein MKVLQEINLTYSILVIADFSSIFGCLLVLIAFKKLKLLRNHITRVIACFCVSSLLKDIISTGLTLSLGPQNEAGSTSFQCYLYAITITYGSLACWLWTLCLAFSIYNLIVKREPEPEKYEKFYHGVCWTIPLICVIVMLAKKTIEPVGNWCWISEKYVGYRFGLFYGPFFAIWIISAVLVGLTSRYTYSVIRNSVSDNKDKHMTYQFKLINYIIVFLLCWVFAIVNRILNGLGYYPTLPNILHTYFSVSHGFFASVTFIYNNPLMWRYWGSKIFLIFAKFGYFVELQRRLDRNKNNNNPSPILNSYAATVYHSSTIESLSLQHNNDISNDNQQQQQQQQTPQQPQQQFQQQQSPTVIEMQNLKQDQNIENNEQNENCYNTIDTNIEINTNKLNDNSFEITQPSNDLNTIENNNNYNNNNNNNNNNSLVIEKEKDEREKKDNKF
- the carC gene encoding G-protein-coupled receptor; amino-acid sequence: MENLNTTSTAALTGMTKQENDASYAVLLIADFTSIIGCTLVLLGFWRLKLLRNHITKIITFFCSTSLAKDLISTILTLIEKKQSNGSFQCYLYATVITYGSLACWLWTLCLSFSIYNLIVKREPEPEKFEKYYHVFCWVVPFIMSVIMLSKGVIEVTGNWCWIGNTYVGYRFGLFYGPFLAIWFLAAVLVGLTSRYTYKVIRSSVSDNKDRHMTYQFKLINYIIVFLLCWVFAVINRIVNGLNMFPAWVSILHTYLSVSHGFYASVTFIYNNPLMWRYLASIILIPFTKFGYFVETQQRLEKNKNNNNHSPVGLSNNAQNNNHHHNHNNNHNNNHNNHNNNNNNNNSDFVNNDSSNYYTASMIESFSVQNENSKSINGADNFKQNGASQQDDKDSPNSNNNNNNNNNNNNNNNNNNNNNNNNNNYNNKDIEPIDNCNTNSIPMDNIATRIEIPPQHPTLTPQQSLQEINLNDDDNKINTHQSNKKKDSNV
- a CDS encoding immunoglobulin E-set domain-containing protein — its product is MNNLKYFIIFLIFIFINIIKCELIDYIPIIKEFQINKEYIKIKTDINNAYYSNWTLYSDIEFSKPTITIGFDCKIVNDIYRECTFESSKYKNQLNAHSIDACLVTNQINNQGSSSKCGIILIESVHPYPIISNLILTNDGILKLNGYYLNFDTNFILWTGNNTDEILILNSNTLINENEINFKIPKSTINLLTNTQLYLVINWNYNKSLPINLILNNNNNNNKKQNDKLININNNNNNNNIEILSLNKELSSLLIKNGKLIINGNNLKGNFSVQVGEKYCSNVRILNSNLIEATLPDGVHDGKLIPVKVYLNNILINSVENKLQFSYQLPDIKSIKGLSRDGGVITIYGLHFNLDIIVLIGDEQCSSSIINFKKVSYDTIGIINNNNNNNNNKNNNNDNNNDNSNKILFDELTCYIGPIHNETLEYTFVKLMNNKGYIYIEKKIFYQKSINQLIENHNHRNSIQNEINPNQKEEDFTKFTNSVNNQVDKEYPITSAMSAFYTLTNISVLVFIISLFIILLKRKSIIPKLYNKNK
- the rsmG gene encoding small GTPase, coding for MRKIINCGILGAAKTGKSSIINMFMNSYFEDSYIPTIENKCNKLYSYKNKLYTICCNDTAGQEEYNCLVPDTISNVQCFIIVYSLNDRESIDKIQVYKDLIKSNFKSSNIMPPIILVANKSDLKNQISKNEVLELSKVFDAPTIITSSKNLSSVCSIFHLLIETIENKEKQIIKNCKEYKKVLRNLNQKNKIIKLFNKFIKI
- a CDS encoding hypothetical protein (Slime mold (D.discoideum) transposon DIRS-1, complete, clone SB41), with product MTRSLCKVEKLKGLIITTDSIKGPVINAKEQRSGVVSILELTSLDDTNSQVCPVRHLATYLRASKGKRKPHSGDSVFIKNEGEPLLVNDINSIVLSTLSKSGIDIVKFKSHSTRSAMASLLLSNNFSFHVVKKMGRWKSNDTVDTFYDKRIIGEKSGGFLNTVVQIS